In one window of Tursiops truncatus isolate mTurTru1 chromosome 5, mTurTru1.mat.Y, whole genome shotgun sequence DNA:
- the LOC101321800 gene encoding placenta-specific gene 8 protein-like: protein MNPVVLQPRYGAGGATVSDWQTGVFDCCDDVGICLCGTFLPLCLSCQIASDMDECCLCGASVAMRTMYRTRYGIPGSICNDFLCLAWFPLCTLCQLKRDIEKRRAMNAL, encoded by the exons ATGAATCCAGTTGTTTTGCAGCCAAGATATGGCGCAGGAGGTGCGACGGTTAGTGACTGGCAAACCGGCGTGTTTGACTGCTGTGATGACGTGGGGATTT GCCTCTGTGGGACTTTCTTGCCCCTGTGCCTTTCATGTCAGATTGCCTCTGACATGGACGAATGCTGCCTGTGTGGAGCAAGTGTCGCCATGAGGACCATGTATCGGACCCGATACGGCATCCCG GGGTCTATTTGTAATGATTTCCTATGTCTGGCATGGTTCCCTCTTTGCACCCTTTGTCAACTCAAGCGAGATattgaaaaaagaagagcaatgaATGCTTTGTAA